A genomic window from Candidatus Atribacteria bacterium ADurb.Bin276 includes:
- the ugpA gene encoding sn-glycerol-3-phosphate transport system permease protein UgpA → MRGKQKQVWGLLTPTLILLIFLGVVPIIYILYLSVYKYNVFSKVGMVYTGFNNFRKLVFDPDFLKSLRLGLTYVILCVAIELPLGLAFANLLTYEYKGKGIFRTIMTLPLAMAPISIGAIWVLMTNPDFGPLAVYLRNIGIDFNIGNNANQAFIATILMDIWHWTPFVTLTFMAGLSSLPKQPFEAALVDGATKSQTLRYITLPLLRPVLFTTLFIRIMDTFRVFDEVWMLTSGGPGTATRYVSIHVVREVLQSMNYGYSSAMSLFLLYLTIVVCWLLITFINVSQESG, encoded by the coding sequence TTGAGAGGAAAACAGAAACAGGTGTGGGGTCTTTTGACCCCCACCCTCATTTTATTGATTTTTCTCGGAGTCGTCCCAATAATTTATATTTTGTATTTGAGTGTTTATAAATATAATGTGTTTTCTAAGGTAGGAATGGTTTATACCGGTTTTAATAATTTTCGAAAACTGGTATTTGATCCGGATTTTTTAAAGTCCTTACGACTGGGGCTTACCTACGTTATCCTCTGTGTAGCCATTGAACTTCCTCTTGGTTTAGCTTTTGCAAATCTTCTCACTTATGAATATAAAGGGAAGGGAATATTTCGAACTATCATGACTCTTCCTTTGGCTATGGCTCCTATAAGTATTGGAGCGATATGGGTGCTTATGACCAATCCCGATTTTGGTCCTTTGGCAGTCTATTTGCGAAATATTGGCATTGATTTTAATATCGGTAACAATGCCAATCAAGCTTTTATAGCTACGATATTGATGGATATCTGGCATTGGACTCCTTTTGTTACTCTTACCTTTATGGCAGGCTTATCGTCTCTTCCCAAGCAACCTTTTGAAGCAGCATTGGTTGATGGGGCTACTAAATCGCAAACTCTCCGTTATATTACCTTACCCCTATTACGCCCAGTTCTTTTTACTACTCTCTTTATCAGGATTATGGATACTTTCCGAGTTTTCGATGAAGTATGGATGCTTACCAGCGGCGGACCAGGGACTGCAACTCGCTATGTCAGCATCCATGTGGTTCGTGAAGTTCTCCAATCAATGAATTACGGCTATAGCTCAGCAATGTCACTTTTTTTGCTTTATTTAACCATTGTGGTTTGTTGGCTCCTTATAACCTTTATTAATGTTTCACAGGAGAGTGGCTAA
- the sugB_7 gene encoding Trehalose transport system permease protein SugB, whose protein sequence is MKASTKKTTRLFFIYLISILIAIATLFPIYWLFVVSARTKVEIFAGPKLFQTSFYAVNYIRPFLHDVFGKYLLNSLIIASGNTLLVVTFAVLSTYAFSRFRVPGSSNIFFWTITNRMAPPAVFIVPYFLIFTRLGLRDTQIGIILLYCIFNLPFAIWLLKGMMDAIPREMDEAAYIDGCTFWGVLTKVILPLARPGIMTTAILTWIFAWNEYLFASILTSVNARTITTGLASFVTVIGTNWGEMAAVSMVCLIPAVIFIGIAQRHIVAGLTFGAVKD, encoded by the coding sequence ATGAAAGCATCAACCAAGAAAACCACCCGACTTTTTTTCATATATTTGATTTCTATTTTGATAGCCATTGCAACGCTTTTCCCGATTTATTGGCTTTTTGTGGTATCAGCTCGTACCAAAGTGGAAATATTCGCTGGCCCTAAGCTTTTCCAAACCAGTTTTTATGCGGTTAATTACATTAGGCCTTTTTTGCATGATGTTTTTGGGAAATATCTACTCAATTCCCTCATAATCGCCAGTGGGAATACCCTTTTAGTGGTAACCTTTGCGGTCCTTTCCACTTACGCTTTTTCCCGGTTTCGAGTTCCAGGATCGAGCAATATTTTTTTCTGGACGATTACCAACCGAATGGCCCCTCCGGCAGTTTTTATTGTGCCCTATTTTTTAATATTTACCCGTTTGGGTTTGAGAGATACCCAAATTGGTATTATTCTTCTTTATTGTATTTTTAATCTTCCTTTTGCTATTTGGCTTTTAAAGGGGATGATGGACGCAATACCCCGGGAAATGGATGAAGCAGCCTATATTGATGGTTGTACCTTCTGGGGGGTTTTAACTAAAGTGATACTCCCCCTGGCTCGTCCAGGAATAATGACAACTGCAATTCTGACCTGGATATTTGCTTGGAATGAATATCTATTTGCATCAATTCTTACCAGTGTGAATGCTCGAACGATTACAACTGGTTTGGCTTCTTTTGTTACAGTTATTGGGACCAACTGGGGAGAAATGGCAGCGGTTTCTATGGTTTGTTTGATTCCTGCCGTCATTTTCATTGGAATTGCTCAAAGGCATATAGTTGCTGGTCTTACTTTCGGTGCGGTTAAGGATTAG
- a CDS encoding hypothetical protein (L-fucose isomerase, C-terminal domain) translates to MKQTLGLVVGSRGFFPEWLVKEGREIILSQLKKWGYDVVVLSPEDTKHGAVQTWEDAQKCAALFDENRKKISGIVVTLPNFGEEKAIADAIRHSGLNVPVLIHAFPDKTSALDVKSRRDSFCGKLSICNNLRQYNIPFTLTSEHTESPDSVIFKEDIAAFAGVSRIVSGFKNLKAGAIGARPNAFNTVRYSEKILESSGISVEVIDLSEVLARVEKLKDSDKKVANKVKDIHNYINTSGIPDAPLVKMAKLWLVVNEWIKETGVKLFAFQCWSSIQENFGIMPCAVMSMFSDNLIPAACEVDLTGGLAMYALQLASQKPSALVDWNNNVDDDPDKAILFHCSNYPKSCLEDFRMGFGDIISTSAVSKEQAYGTCYGTIPSGPVTIARLATDDITGSITGYLAEGNITADKFPTFGGIGVVEIEDLQDLLAFLCENGFEHHAAINLAHSANILYEAFDKYLGFDTYWHNA, encoded by the coding sequence TATCTCAGCTTAAAAAATGGGGTTATGATGTTGTTGTCCTTTCACCCGAAGATACCAAGCATGGTGCGGTTCAAACCTGGGAAGATGCCCAGAAATGTGCTGCTCTCTTTGATGAAAACCGAAAAAAAATATCGGGTATTGTCGTTACCCTACCAAATTTCGGTGAAGAAAAGGCCATTGCCGACGCTATTCGTCATTCTGGATTGAATGTTCCGGTATTAATCCATGCTTTCCCCGACAAAACCTCAGCTCTTGATGTCAAAAGCCGTCGAGACAGTTTCTGCGGAAAGTTATCAATCTGCAATAATTTAAGACAGTACAATATTCCTTTTACCCTTACCAGCGAGCACACTGAGAGTCCGGATTCGGTAATTTTTAAAGAAGATATTGCCGCTTTTGCTGGGGTATCGAGAATAGTTAGTGGTTTCAAGAATTTAAAAGCAGGTGCCATAGGAGCTCGGCCAAACGCTTTTAATACTGTTCGCTATTCAGAAAAAATACTTGAGAGTTCTGGCATTTCGGTTGAAGTTATCGACCTTTCAGAAGTTTTAGCTCGAGTTGAGAAACTTAAAGATTCCGATAAAAAAGTGGCTAACAAAGTAAAAGACATCCACAATTACATCAACACTTCAGGAATTCCTGATGCTCCACTGGTCAAAATGGCTAAGCTTTGGTTAGTCGTAAACGAATGGATCAAAGAAACCGGTGTAAAACTTTTTGCTTTTCAATGCTGGTCCTCTATCCAAGAAAATTTTGGAATCATGCCTTGTGCGGTGATGAGCATGTTCAGCGATAATTTGATTCCAGCCGCCTGTGAAGTCGATTTAACTGGAGGACTGGCAATGTATGCTCTTCAACTTGCTTCTCAAAAGCCATCAGCCTTGGTTGACTGGAATAATAATGTTGATGATGACCCCGACAAAGCCATTCTATTCCACTGCAGTAATTATCCTAAATCCTGCTTAGAAGATTTTCGCATGGGATTCGGTGATATAATCTCCACTTCTGCAGTATCAAAAGAGCAAGCCTATGGAACCTGCTATGGTACTATTCCGTCTGGGCCAGTTACCATTGCCCGCCTTGCTACTGATGATATCACCGGTTCCATTACTGGTTATCTTGCCGAAGGAAACATTACCGCTGACAAGTTCCCCACCTTTGGAGGAATTGGTGTTGTCGAAATCGAAGATCTGCAAGACCTCTTGGCGTTTCTCTGTGAAAACGGCTTTGAGCATCATGCCGCCATCAACCTAGCTCATTCTGCTAACATTTTGTATGAAGCTTTTGATAAATATCTGGGTTTTGATACCTATTGGCACAACGCTTAA